aactaggtagctattaaatagttctttactatttaatagctattgtacctggttaaaataaatacaaagttacctgtaaaataaatatagatcctaaaatagctataatataattataatttatattgtagctatattagggtttattttacaggtaagtatttagttttaaataggaataatttatttaataagagttaatttatttcgttaatttaaattatatttaacttaggggggtgttagtgttagggttagacttagctttaggggttaatacatttattagaatagcggcgagattcggtaacccctaacctgccccccacaacgtcgccgccagctacctacaataattaacccctgatctgccgaccgcaaagagccgccacctacattatagctatgtacccctaatctgctgcccctaacacccgccgacccctatattatatttattaacccctcggcagattaggggttaataattgaagttaggtgtcggcgatgttagggagggcagattaggggttaatactatttattatagggttattgaggcggtagtgaggcggattaggggttaataactttattatagtagcggtgagatccgctcggcagattaggggttaataagtgtaggcaggtggaggcgatgttgaggggggcagattaggggttaataaatataatataggggtcggcggtgttaggggcagcagattaggggtacatagctataatgtaggtggcggctctttgcggtcggcagattaggggttaaattattgtaggtagctggtggcgacgttgtggggggcaggttaggggttaataaatataatttaggggtacataagtataacgtaggtggcggtcggcagattatgggttaaaaatatttaattgagtggcggcgatgtggggggggacctcggtttaggggtacataggtagtttatgggtgttagtgtactttagagcacagtagttaagagctttatgaaccggcgttagcccagaaagctcttaactactgacttttttctgcggctggagttaacgctcacttcagacacaactctaaataccggagttaggaagatcccattgaaaagataggatacgcaattgacgtaaggggatctgcggtatggaaaagtcgcggctgaaaagtgagcgttagaccctttcctgactgactccatataccgcagtagcctaaaaccagcgttaggagcctctaacgctggttttcaacggctaccgccaaactccaaatctagggcccatgattttattttttatttcacaggcaagtttgtatttattttaactaggtagactagttagtaaatagttattaaactatttactaactacctagctaaaataaatacaaatttacctgtaaaataaaacctaacctttcttacactaacacctaaccttacactacaattaaataaattacattaattaaatacaattaactaaattacaaaaaaaaatgaacactaaattacacagaataaaaagaaattatcaaatatttgaactaattacacctaatctaatagccctatcaaaataaaaaagcccccccaaaataaaaaaactcctagcctaaactaaactgccaatagcccttaaaagggtcttttacagggcattgcccaaaagaaatcagctcttttacctgtaaaaaaataatacaaacaaccccccaacagtaaaacccaccacccacacaaccaaaccccccaattaaaatcctatctaaaaaacctaagctccccattgccctgaaaagagcatttggatgggctttgcccttaaaaagggcatttagctctttttcagcccaaaccctaagctaaaaataaaacccacccaaaaaaccccttaaaaaaacctaacactaacccccaagatccacttacagtttttgaggaccggacatccatcctaaatgaagccgggagaagtcttcatccaagcggcaagaagtccctcaacgaagccgggagaagtcttcatccaagcggcaagaagtggtcctccatgcgggtagaagtcttcatccagacggcatcttctatcttcatcctcccgacgcggagcagctccatcttcaatacatctggTCCTAGCCGTAcactgacggttcctttaaatgacgtcatccaagatggcgtcccttgaattccgattggctgatagaattctatcagccaatcggaattaaagggacagtcaacccaaaaattactgttacttatttagattagttaattaacaatatttacatcaaactctagcccaattttcttctaaataaactttggcagaaaatacacttactagatctccaTCTgaatgttttgaaatggccacctgactcctccttctctgacgtctcccaaaagcttgatctgcagcactagtacaggaacttctcgtccctgcgcgctcctttcattcagtttaTTGTGAAACACATATGGCACCCCCCCCCTCACAGTATCTCCCCTCACTTTCAGAACGTTCTGTCTGCAGTCTGCACGAACTGGCCGATTAACACAGCTAGTGCTCTGTGATACTATTTATTTATGAGCTCTCAATGCTAACAATTTGTAATTTCAACTCACGTCAAGGGGATTGTTCACCAAACTGCTTCTGTGAGAGCAAACCCCCTAAAGTGTAACTATATGCTTATGCTACACAGGGGTTACATTTCCTGGGGGCCGTGTACAATGTGAGTTATATAGCACTTTCCCCTGGAAGCCAAAGTACAGCTGTGCTCACACGCAAACAGAACTACTGCttaaacacttttaaatttacttattgGATTTGTGCAAATTCTAGcatctgtatatgtatctgtatgattTTGCCAGATAGCACACATAGATCATAAAGCTATACATTTAAATCTGTGCTTCCACTTGTTTTGATCATAATAACAACTTGACATAACGTTAGAATAATGCCTCCATGTAAGGGAAAACATTTCTCAGAGTGCACCACAGGACTTCAGACCGTGGCGTTCCCCAGAGCATCAGCGAAGCGGAGATTAGATGTGAGGCGAGAGATGAATTTGATCCTCTGCACTATAAGACGCCCATGTCTGCCCGGATTCTATTGCCGACCAGAATGAGCCCCGGCACTTCCCTAGCCCCAGAGCCCTCCACCGCCGTCAAGGATTGTCTCTCTTCCAGGGTTAGGCTAACAATGATCATAGGGGTTAGAGACTGGTTTGTTGTTCTGAAAGCCGTTTATCAGCACAAGGAATATTCTGACAACATTGACGTCTGCACCCCTGAAACAGCAGCAGATAGGCGCTTAAAAAAACATAACGCTCTTGGTGCTATACAACTCACATTGTACATGGCCCCAGGAAATGTAAATCATAGCAAATGTTTTCCCTTTCACTTACATGGAGGCATTATTCTAACGTTATGTTATGTTGTTATGATGTAAGTGAAAGGGAAAACATTTGCTATGATTTACATTTCCTGGGGCCGTGTACAATGTGAGTTGTATAGCACCAAGAGCGTTATGTTTTTTTAAGCGCCTATCTGCTGCTGTTTCAGGGGTGCAGACGTCAATGTTGTCAGAATATTCCTTGTGCTGATAAACGGCTTTCAGAACAACAAACCAGTCTCTAACCCCTATGATCATTGTTAGCCTAACCCTGGAAGAGAGACAATCCTTGACGGCGGTGGAGGGCTCTGGGGCTAGGGAAGTGCCGGGGCTCATTCTGGTCGGCAATAGAATCCGGGCAGACATGGGCGTCTTATAGTGCAGAGGATCAAATTCATCTCTCGCCTCACATCTAATCTCCGCTTCGCTGATGCTCTGGGGAATGCCACGGTCTGAAGTCCTGTGGTGCACTCTGAGAAATGTTTTCCCTTACATGGAGGCATTATTCTAACGTTATGTCAAGTTGTTATTATGATCAAAACAAGTGGAAGCACAGATTTAAATGTATAGCTTTATGATCTATGTGTGCTATCTGGCAAaatcatacagatacatatacagatgCTAGAATTTGCACAAATCcaataagtaaatttaaaagtgtttgaGCAGTAGTTCTGTTTGCGTGTGAGCACAGCTGTACTTTGGCTTCCAGGGGAAAGTGCTATATAACTCACATTGTACACGGCCCCAGGAAATGTAACCCCTGTGTAGCATAAGCATATAGTTACACTTTAGGGGGTTTGCTCTCACAGAAGCAGTTTGGTGAACAATCCCCTTGACGTGAGTTGAAATTACAAATTGTCGCATTGAGAGCTCATAAATAAATAGTATCACAGAGCACTAGCTGTGTTAATCGGCCAGTTCGTGCAGACTGCAGACAGAACGTTCTGAAAGTGAGGGGAGATACTGTGAAGGGGGGTGCCATATGTGTTTCAcaatgaactgaatgaaaggagcgcgcagggacgagaagttcctgtactagtgctgcagatcaagcttttgggagacgtcagagaaggaggagtcaggtggccatttcaaaacattcagatgagatctagtaagtgtattttctgccaaagtttatttagaagaaaattgggctagagtttgatgtaaagattgttaattaactaatctaaataagtaacagtaatttttaggttgactgttcctttaaaagggaaaaaatcctattggctgatgcaatcagccaaaaggattgagcttcaatctattagctgatctaatcagccaataggattgagctcacattctattggctgttcaaatcagccaatagaatgcaagctcaatcctattggattttttcacctttaattccgattggctgatagaattctatcaatcaatcggaattcaagggatgccatcttggatgacgtcattttaaggaaccttcagtgtacggctgggactgtatgaagagggtgctccgtgcaggatgtgttgaagatggagccgctctgcgtcggaaggatgaagatggaagatgccgtctggaagaagacttctgcccgtctggaggatgaaTTCTTgccttttggatgaagacttctcccggctttgctgaggacatcttgctgcttggatgaagacttctcccggcttggttgaggatggatgtccggtcttcaaaaactgtaagtggatcttcgggggttagtgttagttttttttaagggtttattgagttttatttttagcttagggtttgggctgaaaaagagctaaatgcccttttaagggcaatgtccatccaaatgcccttttcagggcaatggggagcttaggttttttagataggattttatttggggggtggttgtgtgggtggtgggttttactgttgggggatagtttgtattttttttacaggtaaaaggccttttaagggctattggcagtttagtttaggctagggttttttattttgggggggctttttttattttgatagggctattagattaggtgtaattagtttaaatatttgatcatttcttttttattttgtgtaatttagtgtttttttgttgttgtaatttagttaattgtattcaattgatataatttatttaattgtagtgtaaggttaagtgttagtgtaagacaggttaggtttattttacaggtaaatttgtatttattttagctaggtagttagtaaatagtttataactatttaccaactagtgtacctagttaaaataaatacaaacttgcctgtgaaataaaaagaaaacctaagatagatacaatgtaactcttagttatattgtagctagcttagggtttattttacaggtaaatatttatttcgttgtaaataggaattatttaggtattaattgtaatttttatttagatttattttacttatgttgaagttagtgggtgttagagttagtgttaggtttaggggttaataactttagtatagtggctgcgaagttgggggcggacgattcggggttaataaatgtaggtaggtggtggcgatgttaaggtcggcagattaggggttaataagtgtaatgtaggtgtcggcgatgtcgggacggcagattatgggttaataagtgtaacgtaggtggcggcgatgtcgggggtagcatgTTATGGGTTCTGCCATGTTGAAAGCTAAGCTTCCGTTATCTAACCTTTTCTGCTGAAGACATTTAGGAAAaaagtgtgcatagaaaaataaattgaagcaattttaaaagAAAGACTTTACATAGTTAAAAAGTTAAAACTGATTCTAATTATCAGTTTTGCACTTATCTCCCCTACTGTTTAATTTTGCTTAATTTCTTTTACATGCACAGCATTTGATGCACTATATGTTATTGAAAAGCTGAGTAACTGGggaaaacgtatatatatattatacattataaagaACTGAGAAGCAACTTTACTAATTCATCTTAAGAGAACAAAAGGGTGAAGGCTGTTAGGGTAAGGGGAGGAGCTTAAATGTGAATTATTGTGCTAGAGGTAGACAGAGGAACATTTGCTAGAGAAGTAAATGTcttagattttaaaataaaagttcacATGTATTTGCCTATACAGAGATCACCTTAATAAAGCAAAAATGTCCTACACTTTACACCCTCACTAATCTGGGAACTTAACCCCATAAACAGTGCACACAGATTTATAAACTTTATAGGGTTAAGTTCTCGGAGCAGTGTGTGTAAATGTCAGCAGCTCCTGTGTATTACTTATACAAACCCGTGCAGCAATGCTAAGGGGGCAGGGGAGCAGCTCACACTCATTTATTGCTCTTATTCCTACACTTCCTTATAACCAGAGAACATTCTTCTATATTGTGATATTGGCTGCTGTATAACTAGCTGGATGGGGAGCACAAATTACAGGCGTAGAGAACCTGATATAAGTAGTGCAAAAAAATGAAAACTGTatacttatttttaaatactgcAAAATAGTTAATACACGTTAATGGCTCATTTTGTTTATGCATTAGTTTGTTTTAAACGATTGTATTTTAATTGTTGACTGCATTgtccttttaaataataataaaaaaagtgattCATTCAAACTATCCTAGATAActaaataaatcataaaaatcatttaaaaggaACTGCAAACACCAATCCCAGGCTCCATATGAGCAACGAAGAGTAAATGACTCATGTTTGACTAATGAAAACACTTTCTCTGAGGCTAAACAGTGCGACCAATAAACAATAGcctttcatcagccaatcagatttgacaGCAGTGATAACCAATGAGAGAGGAGTAGTTACAAAATGCAAGTGTAATTCAAGATAACTACAGTGTGGGCAGCCTTAGAAAGGAATGGAGCGGAGGGCAGCATAGAAGAGCTGCAGGGCTTGTCTAATACGTATTCTAATCTGCACAATAATAGCCTGCTTGTAGCCAAGCTCTTTGGGATTTGTGTTTTTGTGCGATCTTCAGGCATGTGGAGCAGATGCAGTTAAATCCTTTCTAAACACCTCCTGCATTTCCCCTGACTCCTGGGAGAGCTGAAGGCAAGGAGCCATGAGAGAATACAAAGTAGTTGTGCTTGGATCAGGCGGGGTGGGGAAATCCGCACTGACTGTCCAATTTGTCACTGGATCCTTCATAGAGAAATATGATCCAACTATCGAAGATTTCTACAGAAAGGAGATCGAGGTGGACTCTTCACCGTCAGTGCTGGAAATTCTGGACACAGCAGGCACAGAACAGTTTGCTTCCATGCGAGACTTGTATATAAAAAACGGACAGGGCTTTATTCTGGTTTACAGTTTGGTGAATCAGCAGAGCTTCCAGGATATCAAGCCTATGAGGGATCAGATCATCAGAGTGAAAAGGTATGAAAAAGTGCCAATGATCCTGGTTGGAAATAAAGTGGATTTGGAAGGCGAAAGGGAAGTGTCCTATGGAGAAGGAAAAGCCCTGGCTGATGAATGGAACTGCCCCTTCATGGAAACTTCAGCCAAAAATAAAGCATCAGTGGATGAACTGTTTGCCGAGATTGTCAGACAGATGAACTATGCTTCCCAGCCAAATGGAGATGATCAGTGCTGCTCCTCCTGTGTCATTCTCTGAAAGCGACTCCCTGTTTACAATGCACTATTGGACTTGTAACATGACTGGAAACAACTTTTGCATACAGTGTGTCTGTCCCAAAGGGTGTGTTGTCCTGAGATGTCCTCTGTAGAAAGTTGCTTTTCAGTATGTGTTTTTAATGAATGTTGCATATTTCCTGTGCACTGCAGAGAAAATAAATCAAACGTTTATTTTTTAAGTATTCAGTTTAAGAAAGAAGGAAATATTGGAGGTTTGTCAGCAACAACATATCCTGACTGTTGTGCACATTTGGAAGAATAAATGAGGCAGCACATAAGCAACAAATCTGAGCTTGGTTTTAAAAGGCACATTTTAAAGGGCAGAATTGTGGTGGTTCATCTGCTGACATTGAATTTAGGTATTTCTATGCAAAAGTTGGATTATTGTTACAAAGTATCCATTCATGAGTATTTGCACATCTAATGAAACAAAGTAAATGATGCCAACACAACGTGGGTGCCAGATCTGGCCCCTCTCTGATGTGTGTATGGGGAAATCTATTTTGTTTACCTGCTGTATGACATGGGAATTTGGGAAGATAGGTAGTATTTTTTCTTATCAGCTGTGAAAAATGTTACAGATGTATTTTTTTTGTGCTGGCAATAACTGATTTTGGATGCTTAGCTATTTAATAGAATTGACTTAAATGTGGGCCAGGGCCCCAGCACCCTGTATCCATAGAGTGCCTTCAAAATTCAGCTGTTCCAGCCGGTGccaacctgtgaaaaaaaaaaaaaaaaaaatctccacaaAATCCCATTATCTTCTATTCTGCTAACTACTTAACAGTTTCCTCTCGGTAATCTCTCAGAACAAGCATGGACAAAGAGATCTATTGTCCCTGGAACCTATTTCTGAGCCTGTAAATGTAATTTCCATGTCTTGCACATATTTTAGAGGGATTTGATTAACCATTTGTGTGCCTGTAATTGAAAAGGGTTAATCACATTTCAAGGCATCCAATTTATTCATCTTACTTTCAATTTACAGGGTCAGCAGTGGTTTAACATTGCTTATTAGCCAGAAATCTTAAAATTGTGATGTACCAAGACTATTTTAACAAGTGTCATTTTATTTTCCAGACTTGCTGAAAAAAGCATGTCTCTTCTGTTTTAAAAATAAGTTGAATACAAAATTTGTTGTGACATAACCTGTGTCTTCTTTTTTTATTGTGTGTCCCTTTTAAGGCCAATTCAATTACTTAATCTTTTTATTTTGTGAACATTTTTagggtatatattttgtttttaagcaaTCCTACATTTTATGAATTTATCATATTCATTAGGTAACAAAGTACACCATTGTTAACGTATGAAGTTGCTGTTTTTAATCTAGAGTCATCTAAAGTGATTATTAGAATCATATGGTAATATTTTTACAGTGGAGCTAACTAAACCTGAATTAAATGGCTTACAGTTTATCAGTTGTATTATTGTGACCACATTACTGGGGAATAGTTGAAACCCATTGTTGGGAGTTTTATTGTAGGCTGCTCTGG
This genomic stretch from Bombina bombina isolate aBomBom1 chromosome 4, aBomBom1.pri, whole genome shotgun sequence harbors:
- the RAP2B gene encoding ras-related protein Rap-2b produces the protein MREYKVVVLGSGGVGKSALTVQFVTGSFIEKYDPTIEDFYRKEIEVDSSPSVLEILDTAGTEQFASMRDLYIKNGQGFILVYSLVNQQSFQDIKPMRDQIIRVKRYEKVPMILVGNKVDLEGEREVSYGEGKALADEWNCPFMETSAKNKASVDELFAEIVRQMNYASQPNGDDQCCSSCVIL